The genomic stretch CTTTTCACTTCACCTGCGTTCCGAGGAAACTAATTCCAGAAAAATGTTACATACAACAACACATGTGAAACAGGCAAATAgagctttcgcatttataatagtaaaaacTCACTTTCTTAACCTGTAAGTACCGACGTCCTATTATAGTTACACAAGTACCGAAGTGAGGTCTGGCAGACcaagcggggcccagcagggccaaggcctgccggtcctgcgggttgttcgaaagagataccgcggccctggtacataaaaggcctatgacggaacacgacggtttttagtcagtaagagtctgacactccctcaccgctgctaacccacagcgggaggggtcatttgatgatttttaacgtcggaaaaaaaacaaaaaaaaggtcTGGCAGACCACCATCGCTTTAATGAcgacttttttttgtttctttgtattcttcttaaaaaaaatgttattatctaTATTGCTTATTCAACTAGTTATtgcataagtaaaaaaaaatatttttttttttttacatttattactaattatagacttttacaaaactgtttaaatttttttggGAGAAAAAtctaacttttatttgaataattactaTATGTTAACTTaacaatagaaactttttttgactatatttttttaaaagattgaTAAGTAAgtagcaataaaaataacagtttaacacataatcaaacatatttttcaaaatctcCAGGCATCAAACTATCATAGTTTACAAACACTCTTCGCATATAGGTTTGCTGCATTGTAGGCACCATGTTTCTTGCAAATGTCATATTTGTAGGCAGTCTTGCACTTCAGGTTTAAAGGACAGAGTTTTCTGGTTTGATTTCCTTCTGTTTCATTTTCTCCCCTAACATTATCAGGTAAATCTGGTCCCAAAACTGTTTTTATCGACAAGTCCAATTCTCGTGGTAGATGCTCATTCAAATATCGGcgttgacacatttttttttgcatctgCGGCTGCCCGTTTCATGCCCGACGTACCTGGtacattcatttttataaatgacggaaaataaaagagaaaaacGATATATTCCAGAAAAATTCGGATCCAAAAAAAGTTACACAAGTACAGACGAGTGGTCTGACAGACCACtcgcgatttaaaaaaaatcataacttaCCGTAATCGCATGCGCCGACGCAGCTACTCACCAGGAACGCTCCCAGGCGCCTGTCCGAGGGGTAGAGAGAAGCCAGAGGGGTTACGACTTCGCTAACATGTGTCACGAGACAGTTCGAACTCGCAAAGTGTCTGTCAGACCACAGGTCGGTACTTAAAGGTTAAAGTTAGTAAATAAACCGATCTAAAATTGATCCGCCACAAACCTGGATTGAAGTTTTTACTGCCAATGAAATGTCAACACTAcgcttataataataaaatcatgaATAAATTGCCTAAGCTGCAATCCGCAAGAAAATGATAGCTCCACGTGGATCTGTTTACACAATTTACAACTTTATTGCCTCGAGATTAGTGTTTACTTTTCTTTGCAAGactaaagtaggtaaataacgTCAACCACATGCCTTTTTGTAAACATTGCAGGATTACTGAATGAAAATTGAaaccaataataatattttattaatttaaaaggcAAAGTGAGAAATAAACTCACAGCTATACCTAgctattcattatttttaataatgggTTCTAATTAATATACTTTTGGAAAACTGTCTCTTTCTATAATAACGATTTCATTGTGAAACCTTTTTACATACTTCGTTACCCAAAATATGGAATAACTAATTCTAATTACAATAGACTACATACTCGTATAAAAAGATATATAAATTCTTTGTAACAGGCAAACAAATGACTGCAGATATTTATAGAGATTCTATATTGATATAACAACCAAATGACGATTCCATCTGTTTTCTGAccatcatttgtttatttatattcaacacATTTTCCCCAGTTTTCTTCCTGAAGACACGCAGAACCAGCGTGACGTAAATTAATATACTGTAGCGCACGATTCTGCACTCATTATCGTGAGTAAATGAGCTTGAACAAGCAATTGTCTGCTTAATGTTCATATAATGAATGGTTACAATATGGGGAAGAAACACGCAAgataaacatgtatttttattaggtagttTAAAATTTACAACGTCAGGAGCTAAATACCGAAAAGACATGATTTTTTTACCAACTATATCTAGAACTCTGTTTCCACTACAAATGAAAAACCAATCTATAGTGAAATGTATGAAGAATACCCAAAAAGTTTTTCAACAGAATCTACTCATtaagtgttaaaaataataccaaTGCACGGACCAAATACACATTGACGATTAACACAAAAAAGCgtgacaaataaaacataatgttCCAATTATCCACAATTTATGTCACTGGCAcaatattttcatcaaaaattgATCATCATCAGTTTTTGCCGCAATTTATATTGTTTGTGAAAACACGCGATACAATGAAGACATTACTTAATTACTTCCATCAGGTAATTTTATAGTACGGCGCATTCTATAAACAGTCAATTCTTCAGCGCTTGAATTTTCGCCTATCTTGATACTCACGTTACTATAAGGGAAGAATCGGCTGGAGAACGTGACTTCACCTTCTCCACAAAACAATTCAACGGAGCTGGAGTCTACCAGAATCTGCCAGGTTAGCTGTTTATTCCATGAAGGTCTCCACGGTGTTCTACGAATGCCATCGTCTCCGCCACGATCGAGTGTCACCATACCTCTGAGGTAACTATAACTTAACAATACCGTAGTGTTATCAGTTACCAGTGCTAAGTCGAAATCTCTGAATCTCGATGCTCTTACATGTATGTCAGCAGCAGGCTCCTCCAGCTTAATGGTGTGACCACCTCGTGCTCTCCCGGAGTACAATTGTGAGCCGCGAGCATTAGCAAGTTCCTTTACAGGTGTTTGAATAAGTCTTAAGTCTGATGTGAGTGATAATACCCTAGGAATAGTCATTTGTCCAGTTGAACCAAAGTCACGCTCAGGATAATTTCGCTCCCACATATCAAGCCAAGCAATAACAATCCTACGTCCCGATTCATCCAAAATGGTTTGTGTAGCATAGAAATCATGTCCATGATCCAATTCCTTGAATTCGGTAATAGGTGTAAACATATGAGAATTGTAATCAAACATACCAACTATGTAACCAGTCTGGTATAGATTTCTGTATTTATCTCCTTGAGGTTCGATACCTTGTGGAGAAAATAATAGTACATATTTTCCATCCAATTCAAAG from Helicoverpa zea isolate HzStark_Cry1AcR chromosome 8, ilHelZeax1.1, whole genome shotgun sequence encodes the following:
- the LOC124632746 gene encoding sucrose-6-phosphate hydrolase-like, whose amino-acid sequence is MSTIATKFILIALFFNRCLGYDINPQFVPRYHVYPPYGWMNDPNGFCKFENEYHLFYQYNPLSSQEPGIAHWAHVKSPDLIHWENLPIAMYPDQPYDKDGVFSGSAIIENGTMYLLYTGNVNFPGGNPDHQQVQALASSTDGVNVTKYERNPVIKGEKFQPNIRDPKVWKHGNIFYMVLGNSFDNNTRGRALLYSSPDLISWKERSVLDSSDGSLGYMWECPDFFELDGKYVLLFSPQGIEPQGDKYRNLYQTGYIVGMFDYNSHMFTPITEFKELDHGHDFYATQTILDESGRRIVIAWLDMWERNYPERDFGSTGQMTIPRVLSLTSDLRLIQTPVKELANARGSQLYSGRARGGHTIKLEEPAADIHVRASRFRDFDLALVTDNTTVLLSYSYLRGMVTLDRGGDDGIRRTPWRPSWNKQLTWQILVDSSSVELFCGEGEVTFSSRFFPYSNVSIKIGENSSAEELTVYRMRRTIKLPDGSN